The DNA sequence CAGGGGAAAAACGAAAAATTGATCTTTTAGCCCAAGTAAAATGGCAAGAAGAAGAAGGTTTCTTCCTCATTCATATTGAGAATCAAGCCTATAATCAAAAAGAATTTGAACGGAGAATGTTTCATTATTTTGCCCGTTTAGATCAAAAATATCGCTTACCTATTTATCCCATCTTTATTTTCTCCTATGATAAGCCAAAAAGAGAAGAGAAAAATCAATATCAAGTCATTTTTCCTAACAAAAAAATCCTCGAATTTAACTTTACTACTATCCAGTTAAATCGACTACCTTGGCGACAATTTTTGTCTCAACCCAATCCCATTGCTTCGGCTTTAATGGCAAAAATGGATTTTAAACCAGAGGAAAGAGTTAAGGTAAAATTAGAATGCCTGAGAATGTTAGCAACTTTAAGTTTAGATCCTGCTAGAATAAAGTTAATTTCAGGATTCATTGATACCTATTTAAAATTAAACCCAACGGAAAAACAAGCATTTGATACCGAATTAAAACAAACAGAAATAACAAAGGAGGAAAAAATTATGGAAATCGTCACCAGTTGGATGGAGGAAGGCATTGAAATAGGAGAAAAAAGAGGAGAAGAAAGAGGTGAAAAAAATGTAATTAAGCGTTTAATTAAAAGGCGATTTAATAATCTTTCTCAAGAATTAGAAGACAAAATTAATAGTTTATCTCTATCTCAAATTGATAATTTAGCAGATGCAATTTTTGATTTTCAATCTCTGGATGATGTGATTCACTGGTTAGAAATTAACGCTTAATCGCATCTCTAGGAATTAAATTAAATAAAAAAATAATTATTGTTATTTATTCAACAAAAGCAAATAAAATTACCATTTTTGTTCATTCCTTATATTTTTGCACAAACCCTATTTATGAGTAAATCTTGATAAAGAGATAGAGAAATAACCGCTATGTAGATTAAAATGATCGGGATCGATGTATAAAATTGAATATTGTTAA is a window from the Cyanobacterium sp. Dongsha4 genome containing:
- a CDS encoding DUF4351 domain-containing protein translates to MIDHDRLFKELIQTFFWEFMELFIPEVLQYVSKETLTFLPEEVFTDVTAGEKRKIDLLAQVKWQEEEGFFLIHIENQAYNQKEFERRMFHYFARLDQKYRLPIYPIFIFSYDKPKREEKNQYQVIFPNKKILEFNFTTIQLNRLPWRQFLSQPNPIASALMAKMDFKPEERVKVKLECLRMLATLSLDPARIKLISGFIDTYLKLNPTEKQAFDTELKQTEITKEEKIMEIVTSWMEEGIEIGEKRGEERGEKNVIKRLIKRRFNNLSQELEDKINSLSLSQIDNLADAIFDFQSLDDVIHWLEINA